CGGGATATTCCCGGGCTGGAGTTGGGCGATCCGATTGAGTTGACGCCAAAACGCGGGGATGTGTTGTTTTTTACGTATTTATTTGGACACAATGGCACGGCAAATGTGGGTGGGCGTCCGCGCTGGATGATGCGGTATTTTTGCTCTTGCCAGGAATGTCAGACCCGCTGGAAGAAGACGGAAGATTGGGGTCTGTGGTCACCGTGAGGAGCATGTGATGGAATTGACGAAGTCTCAGAAGTTGGAATTTTACAGCGAAGGGTTTTTGAAAATTGAAGGTGCTGTGCCAGGCGTGATGGTGGAGGCGGCGCGGCAGACGATTAATGCGGAGATTGGGAAGGGCGACAGGCGCTCTTTTGGAGATATTCGCGCGATGCCGGTGATTACGGATATGTTTAATGAGACGCCGGCGTTTCCATTGCTCGAATCGGCTTTGGGCAAGGGGAATTTGCAACGCCAGGGCCACGGTGCTGTGAAGCTGAATTTTCCCGCGCCGGTTGGGACGCCGCAACGGGATCCCCAACTCGCGACTGCGGGTCCGCCATTGCGAACGGGTGGGCATCTGGATGGGATTGCAAAGGCGCGCGATTTTTTGAGGGGGACGGCTGAAGAGAGCGGGTATAGTCGGGATTTTACGGCTTTTGCTGTGGTGTATCTGGATGATGTGCCCGCGTCGTATTGCGGCAATTTTACGGTTTGGCCAAAGTCACACCATGTGATGGAGGATGTGTTTCGAGAAAGAGGGCATGAGATTTTGTTGAATTATATGCCCGATGTGACGGTGCCCGAGGGGCCGGTGCAGTTGACCGGCGAGCCTGGCGATCTTATTCTGGCGCATCATCAGATTATTCACACGGCGGCGATTAATGCGTGTCCAGATATCCGGTATGCCGTGATTTTCAGAGCAAGGCATGTAGACATAAAAAAGAATGGCAAGGATGTGTTTATGGATATTTGGCGGGAGTGGGATGGGATTAGAGCGGAGATTGGATAAACGGAGTGTGAGATGGATTTGGGATTGAGAGGAAAAAGGGCGGTTGTTACGGGTGGCAGTCAGGGGATTGGACGTTGCTGCGCGCTGGCGTTGGCGCGGGAAGGGGCGCGTGTGTGTATTGCGGCGCGCACACAGGAGACTTTGGATGCGGTGGTTGCCGAGATCGATGCAGCAGGTGGAGAAGGGCATGCGGTTGCGGTCGATTTGATGCGGGGAGAGAATTGCGAGGTGGTGGTGAATGAGGCTATAGGTGCGTTTGGGGGCGTGGATGTTCTGGTCAATAATGTGGGGGCTGCGCGCAATGCCGATATTTTGGATTTAGATGTGGCGCAGATTAGCGAGGCGTTGGAATTGAAGAGCTATAGTTATTTGCGGATGGCGCAACTGGTGATTCCGCTGATGCGGGAAAGTGGATGGGGGCGCATTGTCAATGTCGCGGGTGGCGCGGGTACGAGTCCTACGCGGGGCAATATTCCGACGGGGGCGGCCAATGCGGTCATTTTGAATATGACGCGCGCGCTGTCCGATGCGGTGTCTGGCGATGGTATTCTGGTGAATGCGGTTTGCCCGGGGTTGACCAATACGCCTCGGGCACGTTCGCAACAAAGGGCGCGGGCAGACCGCGAGGGGCGAGATGTCGAGGCGGTGCTCAAAGACCTGGGTGCGGAGTTGCCCGCCGGACGCATGGCCGAGCCTGAAGAGATCGCCAGTGTGGTTGCTTTTTTAGCGTCTGAGGCGTGTTCTTATGTGTTTGGTAGTTCGATTTATATGGATGGTGGTGGGAGAAGAGGGATGCCGTAGAGAAGTAGGAAGTGTGAAGGATGAAGGGTGAAATGGCGGATGGCAAGCGAGTGCAATAAGCAAAATATCGCTGGACAATGTAACCTTTATCGGGTAGTTTTTGCGAAGAGGCAATCAGATAGTCGAAGAGGTCACGCCTTAGAAGTGCTTAAATTTAAACTCGATCAAGAGGGTAAAAATGGCGATTGAAGCAGTTGAAAAAGAACAAGCTGAACTCAAAGGGCAATTTGATCAATTTGATAAGCGCGTTGAACGTATGCAAACCGATGTTGACAATACCAAAAGCGAATTGACACAAGCTATAAACCGCTTGTTTGACAAGATCGGCGACGTCAACAGTAGAATGGATGCGGGGTTTCGGGACTTACGGGATGAACTAAAACAAGAAATACAATCTGCAAAGCAAGAGTTTGGCAACACGCGCAATTGGCAAATTTCTTGTGTCATTGCTGCCGTTATTGCGGTCTGTGCTGTCGCCGGGCTGCTGATCAAATAATACTTGACATTTCTTGAAAACATGGGACTCGTATTTCTGGACATTGATATCGCCAATCCCGCTCGTTCAGAAGATTTTCAGACCGAGCATTTTTTGATTGACTCAGGTGCCGTCTATTCTGTGGTTCAGCGATCTGTTCTTGAGGCATTGGGCATTCGACCGCATTCTCGTCGAACTTTTACGCTGGCAAATGGCGATCAAATTGAACGCGATTTGGGCGATGCGCTGTTTCGCTACAAAGAACACCGGGGTGCAGCACCTGTTATTTTTGGTGAACCCGGCGATAGCAATCTTCTGGGTGTTGTTACTCTTGAAGCCCTGGGCTATGTTCTGGATCCTCTGAAACGAGAACTTCGGTCTTTGCCGATGCTCCTGGCCAGGCTTGATTATTCGCGGTGAGGTTTGTGATCTGAGGTACAGGACATTAAAAATTATTTAGGAATTCTACAATCCGCTTTGCGGATTTTTTTTTGCCCAAAAGAAAACCGGATGGTTCTGGGGTGTGTCTATATAGGTGAGAGGTGAGAGATGGGATACCATTCGGAGGATATAGATGGTTGAGAAGAATGAGAAGAGAACATCGCTTTTGCCCAGGATTTCGGTGACGAGGCCGGTGACCGTGACGATGTGTTTGGTGGGGTTGATGGTGATTGGGCTGGTGGCTTATTGGCGCATTCCCATTCAGGCATGGGCGTCGGGCAATGACTGGAATCGGTTTTGGGTGGATGTGGCCACAGAAAATGCGTCGGTTCAAGAGCGGTTTAACACCATTGCGCTGCCGATGGAACGACATATGCGTACGGTGAGAGAACTCAGCGATATTTACGCTTTTGCCGGCGATCCGTGGGCAGGGGTTGAGTTGAAATTTCACCGGGGCACGGATATGCGCGAGGCGTATGTTCGCGTGGCAGATCGGCTCGAGCACGCCAGGCTTGATTTGCCCGAGGAAGTGCGCGATCAGATCAAGGTGTATTCGTGGAATCAGGAAACCGATTCCGAGGTGATCTGGACGGGTCTGTCCATTCCGGAGGATATTGTCGATAAGGAGCAATGGGTTCAAACCCATGTTCTCGATCCTATTGAGCGGGTCGATGGTGTGGCAAAGACCAGCGTGTGGGGGTTTGAGAACAAGGAGGTTTTGATTCTGGTGGATCAAGAGCGGTTGCGGACGCACGGTATTGAAACCCACGAGCTTGTGGCGTCGTTGCAGCAGGACAATTTTTCCCTGTCTGGCGGTCAGGTGCAGGAGGGTGGTAAGCGGTTTTACGTGCGGTCTCTGGCGCATTATCAAAGCCTGAAGGAGATCGAGGATATTGTTGTTCAGGGCCGTTATAGCAGTGCGCAGGTGCGTCTGAAGGATGTGGCTGATGTGGTGTATGCTGCGCCGCCGAGAGACCGGGTGTGGCGCGTGGATGGGCAGCGCAATTTGGGTTTGGATGTGTATAAGGAGTCGGGTGAAAATATCGTCGATTTGTGCAAGCGCATTGTGGTCAAAATGGAGGAGATTGAGGCCAATACGCCTGCGGTGTTTCGCCTGTTTTACAGCGAGGGCAAGCTGATAGAAGATTCGATGGACAATTTGAAAGTTACGGGCCTTTGGGGCGGATTGTTTGCGGCGCTGGTGTTGTTGTTTTTTCTGCGTGCTTTGCGTATGACGGCACTGATTACGCTGTCCATTCCG
This window of the Gemmatimonadota bacterium genome carries:
- a CDS encoding aspartyl protease, with the translated sequence MGLVFLDIDIANPARSEDFQTEHFLIDSGAVYSVVQRSVLEALGIRPHSRRTFTLANGDQIERDLGDALFRYKEHRGAAPVIFGEPGDSNLLGVVTLEALGYVLDPLKRELRSLPMLLARLDYSR
- a CDS encoding SDR family oxidoreductase, which codes for MDLGLRGKRAVVTGGSQGIGRCCALALAREGARVCIAARTQETLDAVVAEIDAAGGEGHAVAVDLMRGENCEVVVNEAIGAFGGVDVLVNNVGAARNADILDLDVAQISEALELKSYSYLRMAQLVIPLMRESGWGRIVNVAGGAGTSPTRGNIPTGAANAVILNMTRALSDAVSGDGILVNAVCPGLTNTPRARSQQRARADREGRDVEAVLKDLGAELPAGRMAEPEEIASVVAFLASEACSYVFGSSIYMDGGGRRGMP